A window from Exiguobacterium marinum DSM 16307 encodes these proteins:
- a CDS encoding pyrimidine-nucleoside phosphorylase, whose protein sequence is MRMVDLILKKRNGGELNEEEIRFVVEGFTNESIPDYQMSALSMAIYFNGMTENETAALTMEMVKSGDTIDLSNIEGKKVDKHSTGGVGDKISLIVAPLVASIGIPVAKMSGRGLGHTGGTIDKLESFPGFDVELTEKQFTKQVNDIKMSIIGQTGNLTPADKRLYALRDVTATVESIPLIASSIMSKKIAAGADSIVLDVKTGSGAFMKSFDDAKALAEEMVAIGKNVGRKTVAVITDMDQPLGFEIGNANEVKEAIEVLSGKEVEDLKTIALTIAGHMAVLGDFYPTFEEAYADLEKRIADGHALEVFRKFIEAQGGDASLVDDVTKLPQASYETTFVAKEAGYVESIIADEVGVAAMLLGAGRATKEDKIDFAAGITLEKKVGDRVEAGDVIAVLRSNIEDMSSAVERLDHAYTIGATKPEARPLVHAVIQ, encoded by the coding sequence ATGCGTATGGTCGATTTGATTTTGAAAAAACGTAACGGTGGAGAATTAAACGAAGAGGAGATTCGCTTTGTGGTCGAAGGATTCACGAACGAGTCGATTCCTGACTATCAAATGTCTGCATTGTCAATGGCCATCTACTTCAACGGGATGACTGAAAATGAGACGGCTGCTTTGACGATGGAAATGGTCAAGTCAGGGGACACGATTGACCTTTCGAATATCGAAGGGAAGAAAGTCGACAAACACTCAACAGGCGGAGTCGGTGATAAGATCAGCTTGATTGTGGCACCACTCGTCGCATCAATCGGTATCCCGGTCGCGAAGATGAGCGGTCGTGGACTCGGCCACACTGGCGGAACGATTGATAAGCTCGAATCATTCCCGGGGTTTGACGTTGAATTGACAGAAAAACAATTCACGAAACAAGTGAACGACATCAAGATGTCAATCATCGGTCAGACTGGAAACTTGACGCCAGCGGACAAGCGTCTCTATGCGCTTCGTGATGTAACGGCTACAGTCGAGTCGATTCCACTCATTGCAAGCTCAATTATGTCGAAGAAAATCGCAGCGGGTGCAGACAGTATCGTCCTTGATGTCAAGACAGGTTCTGGTGCATTCATGAAGTCGTTTGATGATGCGAAAGCACTCGCAGAAGAGATGGTCGCGATTGGGAAGAACGTAGGCCGTAAGACGGTCGCTGTCATCACGGATATGGACCAACCACTCGGGTTTGAAATCGGCAATGCGAACGAAGTGAAAGAAGCGATTGAAGTTCTGTCTGGTAAAGAAGTTGAAGACTTGAAAACAATCGCTCTCACAATCGCAGGACATATGGCAGTACTGGGTGATTTCTATCCAACTTTCGAAGAAGCGTATGCGGACCTCGAGAAACGGATTGCGGACGGTCATGCCCTCGAGGTGTTCCGCAAATTTATCGAAGCCCAAGGTGGAGACGCGTCACTCGTCGATGACGTGACCAAATTGCCACAAGCTTCGTACGAGACGACATTCGTTGCGAAAGAGGCTGGATACGTCGAGTCAATCATCGCAGACGAAGTGGGTGTCGCGGCGATGCTCCTCGGTGCAGGACGCGCGACGAAAGAAGATAAAATCGACTTTGCGGCAGGCATCACGCTTGAGAAGAAAGTCGGTGATCGTGTCGAGGCAGGAGACGTAATTGCAGTACTTCGCTCGAACATCGAAGACATGTCTTCAGCTGTCGAACGTTTAGACCATGCGTATACGATTGGTGCGACGAAACCAGAAGCCCGTCCACTCGTTCACGCTGTCATCCAATAA
- a CDS encoding peptidylprolyl isomerase → MKKGSMKLENGEMIEFDLFHNEAPITVENFEKLANSGFYNGLTFHRVIPGFVSQGGCPQGTGMGGAGYTIPCETSTSFPHKHEAGSLSMAHAGRDTGSSQFFIVHEPQPHLDGVHTVFGKVTSGLEHAVKLRQGTKMAEVKVWDEN, encoded by the coding sequence ATGAAAAAAGGTTCAATGAAACTTGAAAATGGCGAAATGATTGAATTTGATTTATTCCACAATGAAGCACCGATCACGGTTGAAAACTTCGAAAAACTTGCGAACAGCGGCTTTTATAACGGATTGACGTTCCACCGTGTCATCCCTGGGTTCGTCAGCCAAGGCGGTTGCCCACAAGGGACAGGAATGGGCGGCGCTGGCTACACGATTCCATGCGAGACATCGACATCGTTCCCTCACAAACACGAAGCAGGGTCACTGTCGATGGCACACGCAGGACGTGACACAGGATCTTCACAATTCTTCATCGTCCATGAGCCACAGCCACACTTGGATGGGGTTCACACCGTATTCGGTAAAGTGACATCTGGACTTGAGCACGCAGTCAAGCTTCGTCAAGGAACGAAGATGGCTGAAGTGAAAGTTTGGGACGAGAATTGA
- a CDS encoding GCN5 family acetyltransferase has product MLVKYKRSHEKTAMGLLAFSCSDKSPLSLLELVRLYDEEESKFLYLWKVGEDFVGIIGMEQKGTTMVIDHIALSPSFRGEKRSYELLDEVRNVLPLDLTLTGTGKTGDLLDKWNQLVV; this is encoded by the coding sequence ATGCTGGTAAAATATAAACGTTCTCATGAAAAGACGGCGATGGGTCTACTCGCATTCTCATGTAGTGACAAATCTCCGCTCAGCTTGCTTGAACTCGTCCGATTGTACGACGAGGAGGAGTCGAAGTTCCTCTACTTGTGGAAAGTCGGTGAAGACTTCGTTGGTATCATTGGTATGGAGCAAAAAGGCACGACGATGGTCATCGACCATATCGCCTTGTCGCCATCATTCCGTGGCGAGAAACGTTCTTACGAGCTTCTAGACGAGGTAAGAAACGTCCTTCCACTTGATTTGACGTTAACCGGTACAGGCAAGACGGGCGATTTATTGGACAAATGGAATCAATTGGTCGTCTGA
- a CDS encoding DUF309 domain-containing protein, whose product MAPFIHYTLLFECHADYFECHEVLEEAWQEGGRQHHGYAALIQYAVIHYHLRRDNLIGAKKSLRLLRQKVDVASPYLNKLGLDVEAFISQLDEWPLITTLPLQQEVRKTVEALKPSFPTTELSFEELVHKHLHRDRSDVITERELALLERQRARG is encoded by the coding sequence ATGGCCCCTTTTATTCATTATACGTTGCTTTTTGAATGTCATGCCGATTATTTCGAATGTCATGAGGTATTAGAAGAGGCATGGCAGGAAGGTGGACGACAACATCACGGCTATGCGGCACTCATTCAATACGCCGTCATTCACTATCATCTTCGGCGCGATAATCTCATCGGTGCGAAAAAGAGCTTGCGTCTCTTACGTCAAAAAGTGGACGTCGCTTCTCCCTATTTGAATAAGCTCGGTCTAGATGTCGAAGCATTCATCTCACAGCTTGATGAATGGCCGTTAATAACGACACTTCCCTTGCAACAAGAAGTTCGTAAGACGGTCGAAGCACTGAAACCGTCGTTCCCGACGACGGAGCTGTCGTTCGAGGAGCTCGTGCACAAGCATCTTCATCGTGACCGCAGTGACGTCATCACGGAACGGGAGTTAGCGCTTTTAGAACGGCAACGCGCGAGAGGATGA
- a CDS encoding segregation and condensation protein A — protein sequence MEAYNVKIDTFEGPLDLLLHLIGKMEIDIVDISVAEVTDQYVGYIRTMQKFELDVASEYLVMAATLLQLKSKQLLPPVPVEDDEDVPDFSDEPTREGLIRQLIEYKAYKEAVVFMREQEENRLELYTRPGEDLTTYMSDEVSKYDGPLNFSDLLHAYSKMIERKRWKERRKKTIKREERTLEEQMIRLHDHVSSTRQTSFFAFFVERPNISDLVVTFMALLELIKLRVVETKQLDQDIQISFIESSKKGDEAVVVL from the coding sequence ATGGAAGCCTATAACGTTAAAATTGATACGTTCGAAGGTCCACTCGACCTGTTGCTCCATTTGATCGGAAAAATGGAGATTGATATCGTCGACATTTCCGTGGCAGAAGTCACTGACCAGTATGTCGGCTATATTCGCACGATGCAAAAATTTGAACTCGACGTGGCCAGTGAATACTTGGTCATGGCGGCAACGTTGCTCCAATTGAAGAGTAAGCAGTTGCTGCCGCCCGTTCCGGTCGAGGATGACGAGGATGTTCCAGATTTCAGTGATGAACCGACGCGTGAAGGACTCATTCGTCAATTGATTGAATACAAAGCTTATAAAGAAGCAGTCGTTTTTATGCGCGAACAAGAAGAAAACCGTCTTGAACTGTATACGCGACCAGGTGAAGATTTGACGACGTACATGTCAGACGAGGTGTCGAAGTATGACGGCCCCCTCAACTTTTCGGATCTTCTCCACGCCTATTCAAAGATGATTGAACGTAAACGTTGGAAAGAGCGACGCAAAAAGACGATCAAACGTGAAGAGCGAACTCTTGAAGAACAGATGATACGACTTCATGACCACGTGTCCTCGACGCGACAAACATCGTTTTTCGCCTTCTTTGTAGAACGACCGAACATCTCGGATCTCGTGGTGACGTTTATGGCGCTCCTTGAGTTGATTAAGCTCAGGGTCGTCGAGACGAAACAACTCGACCAAGACATTCAAATTTCGTTCATCGAATCATCAAAGAAAGGGGATGAAGCGGTTGTTGTCTTATGA
- the scpB gene encoding SMC-Scp complex subunit ScpB, with the protein MKRLLSYETIIEGLLFVVGDEGMEVRALAETLDISEAAAREQLSKLEISFNKSNRPFQLMESAGVYKLVTIPDVAPYIQKYVGTMAEQALSRAAMETLVIIAYKQPVTRADIEEIRGVKVERVIHTLLSKGLIESAGRAKTIGRAKLYRTTEHFLDHFGFNSLEELPPLTFEDELTDEGDLFFGQESSKQEERLEKD; encoded by the coding sequence ATGAAGCGGTTGTTGTCTTATGAAACGATTATCGAAGGATTGCTATTCGTCGTCGGTGATGAGGGAATGGAAGTGCGTGCTCTCGCCGAGACACTCGATATCTCAGAAGCCGCGGCACGCGAACAGCTCAGTAAGCTAGAGATCTCATTCAACAAATCGAATCGACCGTTTCAACTAATGGAGTCGGCAGGAGTCTACAAGCTCGTGACCATTCCTGACGTTGCTCCCTACATTCAAAAGTATGTCGGGACGATGGCTGAGCAGGCGCTCTCGCGTGCGGCGATGGAGACTTTGGTCATCATCGCTTACAAACAGCCGGTCACACGGGCAGATATCGAAGAAATTCGTGGTGTCAAAGTGGAGCGTGTCATTCATACGCTACTGTCGAAAGGGTTAATTGAATCGGCAGGACGTGCAAAAACGATCGGCCGTGCCAAGTTATATCGCACGACTGAGCACTTCCTCGATCACTTCGGATTTAATTCACTCGAGGAATTACCACCATTAACATTTGAAGATGAACTGACGGACGAAGGAGATTTGTTCTTCGGTCAGGAATCATCGAAGCAAGAAGAGAGATTGGAGAAGGATTAA
- a CDS encoding pseudouridine synthase: MERLQKVIAQAGIASRRKAEEMILDGRVRVNGKVVRELGTKVGPKTEIEVDGVKIEQEEHVYYLLYKPSGYVSTVEDDKGRKVITDLVPPGARVFPVGRLDYNTTGLIILTNDGEFSNMMTHPKYKIQKRYVAKVKNVPSYLAIKQLESGVELDDGFKTGSAKVKMKSVDHKKNTAILEIVISEGHNRQIRRMVEAVGSEVIKLKREQFGFLTLDGLNTGDWRELSHKEISKLRELANPTVPPNPRGKKKKK, translated from the coding sequence ATGGAACGTTTACAAAAAGTAATCGCACAAGCGGGGATCGCCTCACGCCGGAAAGCAGAAGAAATGATTTTAGATGGTCGCGTCCGCGTCAATGGGAAAGTTGTCCGGGAACTCGGGACAAAAGTTGGACCGAAAACGGAGATTGAGGTCGATGGTGTCAAAATCGAACAAGAAGAACATGTCTATTACTTACTATACAAACCGAGCGGCTATGTATCGACGGTAGAAGATGACAAAGGGCGCAAAGTCATCACAGACCTCGTACCACCAGGGGCACGTGTTTTCCCTGTCGGACGTCTTGACTACAATACGACAGGTCTCATCATCTTGACGAACGATGGAGAGTTCTCAAACATGATGACGCACCCGAAATATAAAATCCAAAAGCGCTATGTGGCGAAAGTGAAGAATGTCCCGTCATACTTGGCCATTAAACAACTTGAGTCAGGCGTGGAGCTCGATGATGGCTTTAAGACAGGAAGCGCGAAAGTGAAGATGAAGTCTGTGGACCACAAGAAGAACACGGCGATTCTTGAAATTGTCATCTCAGAAGGGCATAATCGTCAAATACGTCGCATGGTCGAGGCAGTCGGTTCCGAGGTCATTAAACTCAAACGTGAACAGTTCGGTTTCTTGACACTGGACGGTCTCAACACAGGTGACTGGCGTGAGCTCTCACACAAAGAAATCAGTAAGCTTCGTGAACTCGCGAACCCGACTGTTCCGCCGAATCCACGAGGCAAAAAGAAGAAAAAATAA
- a CDS encoding redoxin domain-containing protein, with protein MTKDQNKDDRMEQAVAKKKKRSFWRLMIMTVVLFAGAITVMQLFDQAGNDGRIEAGDEAPNFKLVTLDGSTLYERNNYEGKGMLLNFWGTFCEPCKKEMPVVQENYATLQDMGVDFWAVNVGETPLRVDNFINDLGVGLDYPILMDTKSEVEGAYGIYNLPVTFVIDGEGNVIEKYEGELSKEKLMELAEKSL; from the coding sequence ATGACAAAAGATCAAAACAAAGACGACCGGATGGAACAAGCGGTCGCAAAAAAGAAAAAGAGGTCATTTTGGCGATTGATGATCATGACGGTCGTTCTCTTTGCGGGAGCCATCACCGTCATGCAACTGTTCGACCAGGCCGGTAACGACGGACGCATCGAGGCGGGAGACGAGGCACCGAACTTCAAACTCGTCACACTCGACGGCTCGACCCTTTACGAGCGAAATAACTACGAAGGAAAGGGTATGTTGTTGAATTTCTGGGGCACTTTCTGTGAACCATGCAAGAAAGAGATGCCTGTCGTTCAAGAGAATTATGCGACACTTCAGGATATGGGCGTCGATTTTTGGGCTGTGAACGTGGGCGAAACGCCACTTCGCGTCGACAACTTCATCAACGACCTCGGTGTAGGTCTCGATTATCCGATTTTGATGGATACGAAGAGTGAAGTCGAGGGAGCCTATGGCATTTATAATTTACCCGTCACATTCGTCATCGATGGTGAAGGGAATGTAATTGAAAAGTATGAAGGTGAACTCTCGAAAGAAAAATTGATGGAGCTAGCCGAGAAGTCATTGTAA
- the resB gene encoding cytochrome c biogenesis protein ResB produces MLDMKYEGADLRSKRRPKSIIDRVWNFFASVKVGLWLIGLIIVGSAIGTIFPQEMYIPQQLPAEQYYAQEYGTPGSIYHALGFHNLYTSWWYICLIVMLTLSLIVVSIDRGIPLYKALKKQPVRRTERFMKGQRLFGQGKGTEAQIDEVTTLLKKKRYTVKRDGDALLAEKHRFGRWGPYVNHVGLVIFFLGAMLRVFPAFHTDTLEWVREGDTVSLEATDGEYYLRNDQFILEMYDPENNEEDAKFAAAIEKAGAVPKNYETELTLFKKTGTNEDGSPQLEQVDVGSTKVNHPFKFDQFEVYQEQYSSRPEFLSMSFMLADKETGDEYGPFKVDLENPEKSYEIDGVTVTLKDLYPDFEVKDGQPNTKSPRALNPAFFFNIESPEGETESNLVGIRLNVADEENRYDVQFAGTEMASTSGLRVKSDSTYPILIVGATIFMIGIVMGMYWPHRRVWVRRHEDSVLVAGFTNKNPSSLRREVSPLLEQTGLPMWEDQARFTSESENESTDERGES; encoded by the coding sequence ATGCTAGATATGAAATATGAAGGCGCCGATTTACGATCGAAACGTCGTCCGAAATCGATCATTGACCGCGTGTGGAATTTTTTTGCATCGGTCAAAGTGGGGTTGTGGTTGATTGGTTTGATTATTGTCGGTTCGGCAATCGGAACAATCTTTCCTCAAGAAATGTATATTCCGCAACAGTTACCTGCTGAACAATACTATGCGCAGGAATACGGGACACCGGGATCCATTTATCATGCGCTCGGATTCCATAATTTATATACGTCATGGTGGTATATCTGCTTAATCGTCATGCTGACACTCTCGCTCATCGTTGTGTCGATTGACCGTGGTATCCCACTTTATAAAGCGCTCAAGAAACAACCGGTCAGACGGACAGAACGCTTCATGAAAGGTCAACGTCTCTTCGGTCAAGGTAAAGGGACAGAAGCTCAAATCGACGAAGTCACAACTTTACTCAAAAAGAAACGATATACCGTCAAACGTGACGGCGATGCCCTGTTAGCGGAGAAACACCGCTTCGGTCGTTGGGGTCCGTATGTCAACCACGTCGGACTTGTCATCTTCTTCCTCGGGGCGATGCTCCGAGTATTCCCTGCTTTTCATACAGACACACTCGAGTGGGTGCGTGAAGGAGATACGGTCTCACTAGAAGCGACTGATGGGGAGTATTATTTACGGAACGATCAGTTCATTCTTGAGATGTACGACCCGGAGAACAATGAGGAGGATGCGAAGTTCGCAGCCGCCATTGAAAAAGCGGGGGCCGTTCCGAAAAACTATGAGACAGAACTGACGTTATTCAAAAAAACGGGAACGAACGAGGACGGATCGCCGCAACTCGAACAAGTCGATGTCGGTTCGACGAAAGTCAACCACCCGTTTAAATTTGATCAATTTGAAGTGTATCAGGAACAATATTCGAGCCGTCCGGAATTCTTATCGATGTCGTTCATGTTGGCAGATAAAGAAACCGGCGACGAATATGGTCCGTTCAAAGTCGATTTGGAGAATCCAGAGAAATCCTATGAGATTGATGGGGTCACTGTCACCTTGAAAGATTTGTATCCGGACTTTGAAGTGAAAGATGGGCAACCGAACACGAAATCACCTCGTGCTCTGAACCCTGCCTTCTTCTTCAATATCGAATCACCTGAAGGAGAGACGGAATCAAACTTGGTCGGTATTCGTCTCAACGTCGCCGATGAAGAGAACCGTTATGATGTCCAGTTTGCAGGTACAGAAATGGCGAGCACGAGCGGACTCCGTGTGAAGAGTGATTCCACGTATCCAATCTTAATTGTCGGTGCCACCATCTTCATGATTGGGATTGTGATGGGCATGTACTGGCCGCATCGACGCGTATGGGTTCGCCGTCACGAAGACAGCGTTCTCGTTGCAGGCTTTACGAACAAAAACCCGTCTTCGCTCCGCCGGGAAGTTTCGCCGTTATTAGAACAGACAGGCTTACCGATGTGGGAGGACCAGGCGAGATTCACATCGGAATCGGAGAATGAGTCAACAGATGAAAGAGGGGAATCTTGA
- the ccsB gene encoding c-type cytochrome biogenesis protein CcsB, with the protein MEWIEWSSRMLFIAFFLYAISTVLFTIAVSGMRKDRNVNRVAYGKYAFSLAVIGFVAQLTYFFMRWAGVGYAPVSNLYEYTTFFGMMMVLGFLVVYGIYRNDVLGLFAMPVALLVIAFASMFSSEVAPLIPALNSVWLKIHVTTAALGQGILAISFASGLIFLLNETSMKEQSKSRTWLEVTMFVLMCTLGFIIVSMLFKGIGAGGVVEFTNDRGQVETYEYFMPILFAPEGAQLLSGASGLSLELPNWINTLKLNTLLWSVIGGVVIYALLRFVILRKRVAEALQPLAKKVDLDLADEISYRSVAIGLPVFILGGLIFAMIWAQIAWNRFWGWDPKEVWALITMLIYIYYLHMRIQRGWTGTKAAWLCVGGFAIIMFNLVFVNLVIAGLHSYA; encoded by the coding sequence ATGGAATGGATTGAATGGAGCAGCCGGATGCTGTTTATCGCGTTCTTCCTTTATGCAATCTCAACGGTGCTCTTTACGATCGCCGTGAGTGGAATGCGTAAAGATCGGAACGTCAACCGAGTCGCCTATGGGAAATATGCATTCAGTTTGGCGGTGATCGGCTTTGTTGCTCAATTGACGTATTTCTTTATGCGTTGGGCAGGTGTCGGTTATGCGCCGGTATCAAACCTGTATGAATATACGACATTCTTTGGGATGATGATGGTGCTAGGGTTCCTTGTCGTATACGGTATTTATAGAAATGATGTACTTGGATTGTTCGCGATGCCGGTGGCGTTACTCGTCATCGCCTTCGCCTCGATGTTCTCGAGCGAGGTCGCACCGCTAATCCCTGCACTCAACAGTGTTTGGCTGAAAATCCACGTTACGACGGCCGCACTCGGTCAAGGCATTTTGGCGATCAGCTTTGCATCGGGTCTTATTTTCTTGTTAAATGAGACGTCGATGAAAGAACAGTCAAAATCGCGGACGTGGCTTGAAGTGACAATGTTCGTCCTCATGTGTACGCTTGGCTTCATCATCGTATCGATGCTCTTTAAGGGAATTGGTGCCGGTGGGGTCGTCGAATTTACGAATGACCGTGGTCAAGTAGAAACGTATGAATATTTCATGCCAATCTTGTTCGCCCCAGAAGGAGCACAACTGTTGTCTGGCGCAAGCGGATTGTCGCTTGAACTTCCAAACTGGATCAACACACTCAAGTTGAACACACTTCTTTGGTCGGTCATCGGCGGTGTCGTGATTTATGCGTTGCTTCGCTTCGTCATTTTGCGGAAACGTGTCGCAGAAGCGCTTCAACCGCTTGCGAAAAAAGTCGACCTCGACCTTGCTGATGAAATCAGTTATCGCTCGGTTGCGATTGGATTACCTGTCTTCATTCTCGGCGGCCTCATCTTCGCGATGATTTGGGCACAGATCGCCTGGAACCGTTTTTGGGGCTGGGACCCTAAAGAAGTGTGGGCCCTCATTACGATGCTTATTTATATATATTACTTGCATATGCGTATTCAGCGCGGCTGGACAGGAACGAAAGCAGCATGGTTATGTGTCGGTGGATTTGCCATCATCATGTTCAACCTCGTCTTCGTCAACTTGGTCATTGCGGGCCTACATTCGTATGCTTGA
- a CDS encoding response regulator transcription factor — protein sequence MAEKTKILVVDDEERIRRLLKMYLEREQYVIEEAVNGEEALALALENEYDVILLDLMMPKMDGVEVCTELRKTKATPVIMLTAKGEEIDRVQGFEVGADDYIVKPFSPREVVLRVKALLRRSGSTKFMQTSEKSKDLIVFPHLTIDNDAHRVTVDGEEIALTPKEYELLFFLAKQVDKVFSREQLLKEVWNYEFFGDLRTVDTHVKRLREKLNRVSPDAAHMITTVWGVGYKFEAASE from the coding sequence ATGGCTGAGAAAACGAAAATTTTAGTAGTCGACGACGAAGAAAGAATTCGCCGACTTTTGAAGATGTACTTAGAACGCGAACAATATGTGATTGAAGAGGCAGTCAATGGCGAAGAGGCACTCGCACTCGCCCTTGAAAACGAATACGATGTTATCTTGCTCGATTTGATGATGCCGAAGATGGATGGTGTTGAAGTGTGTACAGAGCTTCGAAAAACAAAAGCGACACCCGTCATTATGCTCACGGCGAAAGGTGAAGAAATCGATCGTGTTCAAGGATTTGAGGTCGGAGCGGACGATTACATCGTCAAACCGTTTAGCCCACGTGAAGTTGTGCTTCGCGTCAAGGCGCTCCTTCGTCGTTCAGGCTCAACAAAATTCATGCAGACGAGCGAAAAGTCAAAAGATTTGATCGTCTTTCCACACCTGACAATCGATAACGATGCTCACCGCGTCACGGTAGATGGGGAAGAGATCGCACTCACACCGAAAGAGTACGAATTATTATTCTTCCTCGCAAAACAGGTGGACAAAGTCTTTTCGCGTGAACAGTTATTGAAAGAAGTATGGAACTACGAATTTTTCGGAGACCTTCGGACCGTCGATACACATGTGAAACGTCTTCGTGAGAAATTGAATCGGGTCTCTCCAGACGCCGCTCATATGATCACGACTGTATGGGGTGTCGGGTACAAGTTCGAAGCTGCCAGTGAATGA